The Marinomonas sp. CT5 genome contains the following window.
AGTGGAAACTTGATGAAAATGTTAGAAGAGAAGACGCTGGATTTAGCAATAGGTCGATTTTCAGAACAAGGACAGCAGCAAGATTTTGACTTTACGCCTTTGGCCCCTGAAAAGTTTTGCTTAGTGGTTAACTCAAACCATCCTCTTAGCGGAGAAGAAACCGTTTCGCTTGAAAAGCTCTTTGAGTGGCCCTGGTTGTTATACCCTAAGGGAACACCAATTAGAGATCGTATGGAAGAATCTTTCGCTAAAGCTGGGGTGGCACTGCCGCAAGATATTGTGGTGACCATATCGGTACAGACTTTTCTTGAGTTGCTACAGCGAGGACCAATGATTGGCATGTTGCCCAGTGTGATGGTGAAGCCTCATGTAGAAAGCGGCGTTTTGTCGGTACTTAAAACCCCTCTGGATTTAGTACCACAATATTACGGTATTTTAACAAGAAAAAATGAAGAGCTAGTGGGGCCAGCTTTAGAGTTTGCCAATATTCTTCAGCATAATGCTAAACAAATATTAGCGGCTGAAAAACAATCAATTGATATTTTTTAGTTATCAATTGATCAATAAAAACCATTGGTAAGTGATCATTATCAGACCTAAATTACCGTAAATAACAACAACGGTATGGGAATTTTATGTCTGATTACAACGGTTACAATTTCATTGGAAATACTCGCAGTGCAAAAGGAGATGTGGTTTTAAAGAGTCGTAATGCCACAACTGGACTTGAATTGCCTCCTTCATTTTATCAAGCCACGATGGATGA
Protein-coding sequences here:
- a CDS encoding LysR family transcriptional regulator, which translates into the protein MSHFSFSTFCNWIKFRHLYLLDSLGRTKNMHLTAQQMNLSQPAVSKMLKEIEGLLGFDVFDRQPRSMVPTTLGEHVIRYAHTTLNDANGFVEQITSLHKGGHGYLKVGGIFAATSAVLPEAIMEIKKRSPLLNVEVVEQTSGNLMKMLEEKTLDLAIGRFSEQGQQQDFDFTPLAPEKFCLVVNSNHPLSGEETVSLEKLFEWPWLLYPKGTPIRDRMEESFAKAGVALPQDIVVTISVQTFLELLQRGPMIGMLPSVMVKPHVESGVLSVLKTPLDLVPQYYGILTRKNEELVGPALEFANILQHNAKQILAAEKQSIDIF